One part of the Schistocerca piceifrons isolate TAMUIC-IGC-003096 chromosome 2, iqSchPice1.1, whole genome shotgun sequence genome encodes these proteins:
- the LOC124775973 gene encoding balbiani ring protein 6-like codes for MCGDERMCGDERMCGDERMCGDERMCGDERMCGDERMCGDERMCGDERMCGDERMCGDERMCGDERMCGDERMCGDERMCGDERMCGDERRCGDERRCGDERRCGDERRCGDERRCGDERRCGDERRCGDERRCGDERRCGDERRCGDERRCGDERRCGDERRCGDERRCGDERRCGDERRCGDERRCGDERRCGDERRCGDERRCGDERRCGDERKCGDERRCGDERRCGDERKCGDERKCGDERKCGGKRKCGGKRKCGGKRKCGGKRKCGGKRKCGGKRKCGGKRKCGGKRKCGGKRKCGGKRKCGGKRKCGEKRKCGEKRKCGEKRKYVKNANM; via the coding sequence ATGTGCGGGGACGAGCGCATGTGCGGGGACGAGCGCATGTGCGGGGACGAGCGCATGTGCGGGGACGAGCGCATGTGCGGGGACGAGCGCATGTGCGGGGACGAGCGCATGTGCGGGGACGAGCGCATGTGCGGGGACGAGCGCATGTGCGGGGACGAGCGCATGTGCGGGGACGAGCGCATGTGCGGGGACGAGCGCATGTGCGGGGACGAGCGCATGTGCGGGGACGAGCGCATGTGCGGGGACGAGCGCATGTGCGGGGACGAGCGCAGGTGCGGGGACGAGCGCAGGTGCGGGGACGAGCGCAGGTGCGGGGACGAGCGCAGGTGCGGGGACGAGCGCAGGTGCGGGGACGAGCGCAGGTGCGGGGACGAGCGCAGGTGCGGGGACGAGCGCAGGTGCGGGGACGAGCGCAGGTGCGGGGACGAGCGCAGGTGCGGGGACGAGCGCAGGTGCGGGGACGAGCGCAGGTGCGGGGACGAGCGCAGGTGCGGGGACGAGCGCAGGTGCGGGGACGAGCGCAGGTGCGGGGACGAGCGCAGGTGCGGGGACGAGCGCAGGTGCGGGGACGAGCGCAGGTGCGGGGACGAGCGCAGGTGCGGGGACGAGCGCAGGTGCGGGGACGAGCGCAGGTGCGGGGACGAGCGCAAGTGCGGGGACGAGCGCAGGTGCGGGGACGAGCGCAGGTGCGGGGACGAGCGCAAGTGCGGGGACGAGCGCAAGTGCGGGGACGAGCGCAAGTGCGGGGGAAAACGCAAGTGCGGGGGAAAACGCAAGTGCGGGGGAAAACGCAAGTGCGGGGGAAAACGCAAGTGCGGGGGAAAACGCAAGTGCGGGGGAAAACGCAAGTGCGGGGGAAAACGCAAGTGCGGGGGAAAACGCAAGTGCGGGGGAAAACGCAAGTGCGGGGGAAAACGCAAGTGCGGGGGAAAACGCAAGTGCGGGGAAAAACGCAAGTGCGGGGAAAAACGCAAGtgcggggaaaaacgcaaatatgtgaaaaacgcaaatatgtga